One region of Mangifera indica cultivar Alphonso chromosome 3, CATAS_Mindica_2.1, whole genome shotgun sequence genomic DNA includes:
- the LOC123210346 gene encoding calcium-transporting ATPase 12, plasma membrane-type-like: protein MSDNKIPHYDCGTLLLKITTTKLSKAQKRWRVACWALYSFQAMLSLMQKSKNNSEKLHNHCYVALDLQPSISHDEVKDVVPNSIDPNVDGKKLTEMGKNRDLDSLRLLGGIEGVATALGTNPENGVNGNNEDISKRIQLFGSNTYNKPPPKGFIYFVMDAFKDTTILILLACAALALGFGIKEHGVEEGWLEGGSIFVAVFRVVVVSALSNYRQETQFDKLSKISNNIKVEVVRDAHRQPISIFELVVGDVVFLKVGDQIPADGLFLNGYSLQVDESSMTGESDHVEVDSEKNPFLFSGSKASDGCAQMLVVSVGMNTQWGEMMSSISSDSNERTPLQARLDKLTSSIGKAGLTVAFLVLVVMLARYFTGNTKDENGIKEYTGSGTDLDDVFNSVVHIVAAAVTIVVVAIPEGLPLAVTLTLAYSMKRMMRDQAMVRKLSACETMGSATVICTDKTGTLTLNEMKVTKFWLGQEPIEEESYNVVASDIRELFFQAVGLTTTGSVSKPVSGSVPEFSGSPTEKAILSWAVQELGMDMEKVKKRYTILQFDTFNSAKKRSGVSIRNKADNTIHVHWKGDAEMILTMCSYYYESNGMIKDMKKDERSKMENIIHGMAASSLRCIAFAHKQISKEELEYNEDGKAQQKLKEDGLTFLGIIGLKDPCRPGAKKAVEICKSAGVDIKMITGDNVFTAKAIATECGILDLNHQAETGVVVEGIEFRNYTNEERMEKVEKIRVMARSSPFDKLLMVQCLKQKGHVVAVTGDGTNDAPALKEADVGLSMGIQGTEVAKESSDIVILDDNFTSVATVLRWGRCVYNNIQKFIQFQLTVNVAALVINFIAAVSAGEVPLTAVQLLWVNLIMDTLGALALGTGRPTDELMKDPPIGRTEPLITNIMWRNLLAQSLYQIAILLTLQFKGESIFSVTPEVNDTLIFNTFVLCQVFNEFNARKLEKQNVFKGIHKNQLFLGIVGITIVLQVVMVQFLRKFADTEKLNWKRWLICTAIAAVSWPIGWVVKLIPVSEKPFFSYLNKSKLVFIWLKKTVYHKKKASSSGLGMA from the coding sequence atgtcTGACAATAAAATCCCACATTATGATTGCGGGACGTTACTGCTTAAAATTACCACCACCAAGCTTTCCAAAGCTCAGAAGCGATGGCGTGTTGCCTGTTGGGCTCTCTATTCTTTCCAGGCGATGCTTTCTCTTATGCAGAAAAGCAAAAACAATTCTGAAAAGTTGCACAATCATTGTTATGTTGCTCTTGATTTGCAGCCTAGCATTTCCCACGATGAAGTTAAGGATGTTGTGCCCAACTCCATTGACCCCAATGTTGATGGCAAGAAGCTGACAGAGATGGGGAAGAATAGAGATTTGGATTCTCTCCGTCTTCTTGGAGGAATAGAAGGTGTGGCCACGGCTCTTGGGACAAATCCTGAAAATGGAGTCAACGGTAACAATGAAGATATAAGTAAGAGGATTCAACTCTTTGGTAGTAATACTTATAATAAGCCGCCTCCAAAagggtttatttattttgttatggaTGCTTTTAAAGATACCACCATACTTATCCTGCTTGCATGTGCTGCTCTGGCTCTTGGCTTCGGCATTAAGGAGCATGGGGTGGAAGAAGGTTGGCTTGAAGGTGGAAGTATATTCGTAGCAGTGTTTCGGGTTGTTGTTGTGTCAGCTCTCAGCAACTACAGACAAGAAACTCAATTTGATAAGCTGTCTAAAATAAGCAACAATATCAAAGTTGAAGTTGTTAGAGATGCTCATCGTCAACCAATCTCCATATTTGAGCTTGTGGTTGGAGATGTTGTGTTCCTGAAGGTTGGTGATCAGATTCCTGCAGATGGGTTGTTCTTGAATGGATATTCTTTGCAAGTAGACGAGTCGAGTATGACAGGGGAGAGTGATCATGTCGAAGTGGATTCAGAAAAAAATCCCTTTTTGTTCTCTGGATCAAAAGCGTCAGATGGATGTGCTCAAATGCTGGTGGTTTCTGTTGGGATGAACACTCAATGGGGTGAAATGATGAGCTCAATTTCCAGTGATTCAAATGAAAGAACTCCATTACAAGCTCGGCTTGACAAACTAACCTCCTCAATTGGGAAGGCAGGCCTCACAGTTGCTTTCCTAGTTCTTGTAGTTATGTTAGCTCGTTATTTCACGGGGAATACAAAAGATGAGAATGGAATTAAAGAGTATACTGGCAGTGGAACAGATTTAGATGATGTTTTCAATTCTGTTGTACATATTGTTGCAGCTGCAGTCACCATTGTTGTTGTGGCAATCCCAGAAGGCTTACCGTTGGCTGTAACTCTCACACTTGCTTATTCAATGAAGAGAATGATGAGGGATCAGGCAATGGTAAGAAAACTTTCGGCTTGCGAAACAATGGGCTCAGCCACTGTTATTTGTACAGACAAAACAGGCACACTGACATTAAATGAGATGAAAGTTACAAAATTTTGGCTTGGCCAAGAACCTATTGAGGAAGAATCTTACAATGTAGTTGCTTCAGATATTCGTGAACTATTTTTCCAAGCGGTTGGTTTGACCACAACCGGTAGTGTTTCCAAGCCTGTTTCAGGATCTGTGCCTGAATTTTCTGGTAGTCCAACCGAGAAAGCAATTCTTTCATGGGCTGTTCAGGAATTGGGTATGGACATGGAAAAAGTGAAGAAAAGATACACCATTCTCCAGTTTGATACCTTCAACTCTGCAAAGAAACGAAGCGGGGTTTCAATTAGGAATAAAGCTGAtaacacaattcatgtacactgGAAAGGAGATGCTGAGATGATCCTAACTATGTGTTCATATTATTATGAGAGTAATGGGATGATTAAAGATATGAAGAAAGATGAGAGGAGCAAAATGGAAAACATAATCCATGGTATGGCAGCAAGTAGCCTGAGATGCATAGCTTTTGCTCACAAGCAAATTTCAAAAGAAGAATTAGAGTACAATGAAGACGGTAAGGCCCAACAAAAGCTGAAAGAAGATGGCTTAACCTTCCTGGGAATCATTGGTCTCAAGGATCCATGTCGGCCAGGGGCCAAGAAAGCCGTGGAAATTTGCAAATCAGCAGGAGTGGACATCAAAATGATCACTGGGGACAATGTCTTCACAGCAAAAGCTATAGCAACAGAATGTGGAATACTAGATTTGAATCACCAAGCGGAAACTGGAGTGGTGGTAGAAGGCATTGAATTTCGAAACTACACAAATGAAGAGAGAATGGAGAAGGTCGAAAAGATACGAGTAATGGCAAGGTCATCTCCATTTGACAAACTTTTAATGGTACAATGCTTGAAACAAAAAGGTCATGTAGTTGCAGTCACTGGAGACGGCACAAATGATGCCCCTGCACTAAAAGAAGCTGATGTAGGACTTTCCATGGGCATTCAAGGCACTGAAGTGGCTAAAGAAAGCTCAGACATCGTCATATTAGATGATAACTTCACTTCTGTGGCCACTGTTCTAAGATGGGGCCGATGTGTTTATAACAACATCcaaaaatttatccaatttcaaTTGACTGTCAATGTTGCAGCATTAGTGATCAATTTCATTGCAGCTGTTTCTGCTGGTGAAGTTCCTCTAACAGCGGTGCAATTGCTTTGGGTGAACCTCATCATGGACACATTAGGCGCTCTGGCTCTAGGTACAGGCAGGCCAACGGACGAACTAATGAAGGACCCCCCTATTGGTCGTACTGAACCTCTTATCACAAATATTATGTGGAGAAATCTTTTAGCTCAATCCTTATACCAGATAGCAATCTTATTGACCTTACAATTTAAGGGTGAGTCCATCTTCAGTGTGACTCCAGAAGTAAATGATACACTGATTTTCAACACCTTTGTTCTTTGCCAAGTTTTCAATGAGTTCAATGCAAGGAAGTTGGAGAAACAGAATGTATTTAAAGGCATTCACAAGAACCAATTGTTCCTCGGAATCGTGGGAATAACTATAGTTCTTCAGGTCGTGATGGTTCAGTTCCTGAGGAAGTTTGCTGATACAGAGAAACTAAATTGGAAGCGATGGTTAATTTGTACTGCAATAGCAGCCGTCTCATGGCCAATTGGCTGGGTTGTGAAGTTGATACCAGTTTCAGAGAAACCATTCTTCAGTTATCTCAACAAGTCAAAATTGGTTTTCATATGGCTAAAGAAGACTGTCTACCACAAAAAGAAAGCATCTTCCTCCGGGCTTGGAATGGCATGA